The genomic interval TAAAGGCTGCCGTCACGACATCTTACTATATATATAAAATATTTATTCTCCATAATATATCGCTCTCATTTCCGGTGTATACTCACCATCATCTTGATACATATAAAAAGGCGGTTGAATATCTAAACCTGGTTTACCATCCTTGCGACCTTCAACGATAATCGCATGCGCATCTTTGTTTTTCTTACTGTATATAAGTGTAAGCTTTTTCGGTTCAATGCGCGCTGCACGATAAGTCGATAATACATCCATCAAACGTTCAGCACGATGAACCATAATTAATCTCCCGCCTTGTTTTAATAAATGGCGTGCTGCTTCTACACAATCTTCTAAGGTACATAATACTTCATGACGTGCAATTTTATGCGCTTCTTTTTGGTGTTGATGCATCTGCGTTGTTTTGAAGTAAGGCGGATTACAAGTTACTACTGTATATTGAGATGGGGTAAAAGTTTGCCGTACATTCTTCAAATCTAATTCATACATTCGAATACGATCTGATAATTGATTATGTTGGATACTGCGCTCAGCCATATTTACAAGTTGAGGTTGAATTTCAATCGCATCAATAGGGTGCTGTCCTTTATGTGATAATAATAATGGGATGACACCATTTCCTGAACATAAGTCCATCACTTTATCGTTTTTTCGCAAATGGGTAAAGTGT from Staphylococcus condimenti carries:
- a CDS encoding tRNA1(Val) (adenine(37)-N6)-methyltransferase; protein product: MLEENERLDSLLKENLEIIQNDEVFSFSTDALLLGHFTHLRKNDKVMDLCSGNGVIPLLLSHKGQHPIDAIEIQPQLVNMAERSIQHNQLSDRIRMYELDLKNVRQTFTPSQYTVVTCNPPYFKTTQMHQHQKEAHKIARHEVLCTLEDCVEAARHLLKQGGRLIMVHRAERLMDVLSTYRAARIEPKKLTLIYSKKNKDAHAIIVEGRKDGKPGLDIQPPFYMYQDDGEYTPEMRAIYYGE